One Brassica napus cultivar Da-Ae chromosome C2, Da-Ae, whole genome shotgun sequence DNA window includes the following coding sequences:
- the LOC106379517 gene encoding subtilisin-like protease SBT4.8: protein MEKLPANSFCLLSCVLVLFLSSVSAVADDPQDKQVYIVYMGSLPSGLEYSPMSHHMSILQEITGESLIDGRLMRSYKRSFNGFAARLSEPERERIAEMEGVVSVFRSKKLQIQTTASWDFMGLKEGKNTKRNLAVESDTIIGLIDTGIWPESESFSDKGFGPPPKKWKGVCSGGKNFTCNNKLIGARDYTGEGTRDNQGHGTHTSSTAAGNAVAGASFFGIGNGTARGGVPAARIASYKVCTGTECGSEAVLSAFDDAIADGVDLISVSLGGDDGEVLRYEEDTIAIGAFHAMAKGILTVNSAGNSGPDPNTVGSVAPWILTVAASTTNREFLTKVVLQNSKTLSGRSVNAFDLKGKNYPLIYGDYIEGSQVKGKILVSGYSVSSDVAVATIIRDYKDYASISSRPLSALSPDDFEFLVSYVNSTKSTQGTVLKTEAVFNQKAPKVVSFSSRGPNTIAVDLLKPDITAPGVEILAAYSPLGSPTEDIDQRHVKYSVLSGTSMSCPHVTGVAAYIKTFHPDWSPSVIQSAIMTTAWSMNASDIGVSSTEFAYGAGHVDPIAALNPGLVYELDKADHITFLCGLNYTSKTLRLITGEAVTCTGNTLPRNLNYPSMSAKLSKTNSSFTISFNRTVTNVGTPTSTYKSQIVLNHGTKLSVKVSPDVLFMKSVNEKQSFTVTVSGSNIDPKLPSSASLIWSDGTHKVRSPIVVYTDIPDSV, encoded by the exons ATGGAGAAACTACCAGCAAACTCATTTTGTCTCCTCTCATGTGTCCTCGTCTTGTTCTTGAGTTCAGTCTCAGCAGTTGCAGATGATCCTCAAGATAAACAG GTCTATATTGTCTACATGGGATCACTTCCGTCTGGGCTAGAATACTCACCAATGTCTCATCACATGAGCATCCTTCAAGAGATCACTGGAGAAAG TTTGATCGACGGTCGTTTGATGAGAAGTTACAAGAGGAGTTTCAATGGGTTCGCTGCCCGGCTCTCTGAGCCAGAACGAGAAAGAATAGCTG AAATGGAAGGAGTTGTGTCAGTGTTCAGGAGCAAGAAGTTACAAATCCAAACGACTGCGTCTTGGGACTTCATGGGGTTAAAGGAAGGAAAGAATACAAAGCGAAACTTGGCAGTAGAGAGTGATACTATCATCGGTCTCATTGACACAGGGATTTGGCCAGAGTCCGAGAGCTTCTCCGACAAAGGCTTTGGTCCTCCTCCGAAAAAATGGAAAGGTGTTTGTTCTGGCGGCAAAAACTTCACTTGCAACAA CAAGTTGATCGGAGCAAGAGACTACACAGGCGAAGGCACCAGGGACAACCAAGGCCACGGTACACACACATCATCCACTGCGGCTGGTAACGCAGTTGCGGGGGCAAGCTTCTTTGGAATTGGCAATGGAACGGCTAGAGGCGGCGTTCCAGCTGCTAGAATCGCTTCTTACAAAGTCTGCACCGGCACAGAGTGTGGTTCAGAAGCTGTACTGTCTGCATTCGATGACGCGATAGCAGATGGTGTCGACCTCATCAGCGTCTCCCTAGGGGGAGACGACGGTGAGGTCCTTAGGTACGAAGAGGACACGATTGCGATCGGGGCTTTCCATGCTATGGCCAAAGGGATCCTCACTGTGAATTCAGCCGGTAACAGCGGTCCAGATCCAAACACAGTCGGAAGCGTAGCGCCGTGGATATTAACCGTTGCAGCCAGTACAACCAACCGTGAGTTTCTCACCAAAGTTGTTCTCCAAAACAGCAAGACACTTTCC GGGAGATCAGTGAATGCTTTTGATCTGAAGGGAAAGAACTATCCTCTTATCTACGGAGATTATATCGAAGGATCTCAGGTCAAGGGCAAAATATTGGTGAGCGGATACTCAGTTAGTTCAGATGTAGCTGTTGCAACCATAATTAGAGACTACAAAGACTATGCATCCATTAGCTCTCGTCCTCtctctgctctatcaccagatGACTTTGAGTTTCTTGTCTCTTACGTTAACTCAACAAA GTCCACCCAAGGTACTGTTCTAAAAACTGAGGCAGTCTTTAATCAGAAAGCTCCTAAAGTTGTTTCATTCTCTTCTCGCGGTCCAAACACTATCGCTGTTGACCTTCTTAAG CCAGATATAACAGCACCAGGAGTGGAGATTCTCGCTGCCTATTCACCTTTGGGTTCACCTACAGAAGATATCGACCAGAGACATGTGAAGTACTCTGTTCTATCTGGAACTTCAATGTCTTGTCCACACGTCACAGGCGTGGCTGCATACATCAAGACTTTTCATCCTGACTGGTCTCCATCCGTGATCCAATCTGCCATCATGACAACCG CTTGGTCGATGAATGCTTCTGACATTGGAGTTTCATCAACCGAGTTTGCTTATGGAGCTGGCCATGTCGACCCAATAGCTGCTCTAAATCCTGGACTTGTCTATGAACTGGACAAAGCAGACCACATCACCTTTCTCTGCGGCTTGAACTACACTTCCAAAACCCTTAGACTCATTACCGGTGAAGCCGTCACTTGCACTGGAAACACCTTACCAAGAAACCTCAACTATCCTTCAATGTCGGCTAAACTTTCGAAAACTAATAGCTCCTTCACCATCAGTTTCAACCGAACCGTCACCAACGTCGGTACCCCAACCTCTACATACAAATCGCAGATTGTCTTAAATCACGGGACTAAGCTCAGTGTCAAGGTTTCACCTGATGTCCTGTTTATGAAGTCGGTGAACGAGAAGCAGTCTTTCACCGTGACTGTTTCAGGCAGCAATATCGACCCAAAGCTGCCTTCTTCTGCAAGTTTAATATGGTCTGATGGCACCCATAAAGTTAGAAGCCCCATTGTTGTTTATACTGATATTCCTGATTCAGTctga